A window of Pseudoalteromonas sp. MEBiC 03607 genomic DNA:
GACCGTATTGAAACGCTACTTGATGAAGGCTCGCCATTTTTAGAGATTTCACAATTTGCTGCCTTTGGCGTGTATGAACAAGCCATTCCTTGTGCAGGTGTTGTTGCCGGTATTGGTCGTGTGAAAGGCGTTGAATGTATGATCATCGCCAATGATGCAACCGTAAAAGGCGGTACATACTTTCCACTAACGGTAAAAAAACATCTACGTGCTCAAGATATCGCAGAACGTTGTCATTTACCGTGTATTTATTTAGTTGATTCAGGCGGTGCAAACCTGCCTGAACAAGATGATGTATTTCCCGATAAATTACACTTTGGCCGTATTTTCTATAATCAGGCTCGTATGTCTGGTAAAGGCATTCCACAAATTGCAGTCGTAATGGGTTTATGTACTGCAGGTGGTGCTTATGTACCAGCGATGGCTGATGAAAGTATTATCGTAAAAGAGCAAGGCACAATTTTCTTAGCAGGCCCGCCACTGGTTAAAGCGGCTACGGGTGAAGAAGTAAGTGCTGAAGAGCTAGGTGGTGCTGATGTTCACTGTAAAACATCTGGTGTTGCCGATCACTATGCTGAAAATGATGCCCATGCACTTTCTATCGCGCGCCAATGTATTGAACGAATCAACTATCAGCGCCCTACTGCACCGTTACTTGATGATGTTAAACCGCCGCGTTACGACATTAACGAAATTTACGGCATTGTGGGTACCGACCTTAAAAAGCCATTTGATGTACGCGAAGTAATTGCCCGTGTTGTTGATGATTCATCATTTGATGAATTTAAACGCTACTTTGGCGAAACATTAGTAACCGGCTTTGCAAAAATATTTGGTCACCCTGTCGGTATTGTTGCCAACAACGGCATTTTATTTAGTGAATCGGCGCAAAAAGGCGCGCACTTTATTCAACTATGTGCGCAACGCAAAATTCCTTTGGTGTTTTTACAAAATATTACTGGCTTTATGGTTGGTAAAAAATACGAAGCCGAAGGCATCGCCAAGCATGGTGCGAAAATGGTAACCGCTGTGTCATGTGCTGATGTACCAAAATTCACCGTATTAATTGGTGGCTCGTATGGTGCAGGTAACTACGGTATGTGTGGTCGTGCATTCGAACCAACCATGATGTGGATGTGGCCAAACGCCCGTATCTCTGTAATGGGTGGTGAACAAGCAGCTGGCGTTCTTGCACAAGTTAAACAAGACGGTTTAGCCCGTAAAGGCGAAAGCATGACTGATGAGCAAGTCAGTGAGTTTAAAAAGCCAATTATCGAGCAATACGAAAAACAAGGTCATCCATATTACGCCAGTGCCCGCCTTTGGGATGATGGCATTATCGATCCTGCTGATACCCGCAATGTATTGGGGCTTGCCTTAAGTGCAGCTAAAAATGCACCAGAGCGCGATTCGCAGTTCGGCGTATTTAGAATGTAATGGAGGCCTTATGTCAGTAACACTCGAAATAACAAAATCAAATGTGGCTGTGCTGGTACTAAGTCGCCCTGAAAAACACAATGCATTTAACGAAGAAGTCATTAGTGAGCTGATCCGTTTAATTGAACACGCAAACAGTTGCGATGTGCGCGCACTGGTTTTAAAAACCGAAGGTAAGCACTTCTCTGCAGGTGCTGATTTAAATTGGATGAAGTCGATGGCTGGCAATGACTTTGCTG
This region includes:
- a CDS encoding carboxyl transferase domain-containing protein, producing the protein MTILKSSVNPHDPQFLQNHDNMAALVTDLREKVADIRLGGGPALIERHQGRGKLFVRDRIETLLDEGSPFLEISQFAAFGVYEQAIPCAGVVAGIGRVKGVECMIIANDATVKGGTYFPLTVKKHLRAQDIAERCHLPCIYLVDSGGANLPEQDDVFPDKLHFGRIFYNQARMSGKGIPQIAVVMGLCTAGGAYVPAMADESIIVKEQGTIFLAGPPLVKAATGEEVSAEELGGADVHCKTSGVADHYAENDAHALSIARQCIERINYQRPTAPLLDDVKPPRYDINEIYGIVGTDLKKPFDVREVIARVVDDSSFDEFKRYFGETLVTGFAKIFGHPVGIVANNGILFSESAQKGAHFIQLCAQRKIPLVFLQNITGFMVGKKYEAEGIAKHGAKMVTAVSCADVPKFTVLIGGSYGAGNYGMCGRAFEPTMMWMWPNARISVMGGEQAAGVLAQVKQDGLARKGESMTDEQVSEFKKPIIEQYEKQGHPYYASARLWDDGIIDPADTRNVLGLALSAAKNAPERDSQFGVFRM